CGCCTGGGTCGGAAACGCGGTGGTGACGTAGACGACCGAGTTCATGCGTCCTCTCGGCGGCGGGCGAACGCCGATTCGTAGAAGGTCTCGTGGGCTCGCGCCATCGCGGCGATGCTGCGATGCGCGAGCACATCGACGCGCGCGGCCTCCCCGCGGCGCCGCGCTTCGGTCGGGTCGGCGAGCGCCGAGGCGAGTGCTCGAGCGAGCGCGGCCGGATCCCGGGCCGGCACCAGCCAGCCGGTGCGTCCGTCCTGCATCACCTCGGGCGTTCCTCCTA
This portion of the Candidatus Eisenbacteria bacterium genome encodes:
- a CDS encoding glycosyltransferase; protein product: GGTPEVMQDGRTGWLVPARDPAALARALASALADPTEARRRGEAARVDVLAHRSIAAMARAHETFYESAFARRREDA